In Kangiella profundi, one DNA window encodes the following:
- the cspE gene encoding transcription antiterminator/RNA stability regulator CspE, with amino-acid sequence MSKITGTVKWFNESKGFGFIEQEQGEDVFVHFRAIQGDGFKTLAEGQRVEFDIEQGPKGAQAANVTKV; translated from the coding sequence ATGTCTAAGATCACTGGTACCGTTAAGTGGTTCAACGAATCTAAAGGTTTTGGTTTCATCGAGCAAGAGCAAGGCGAAGATGTATTTGTACACTTCCGTGCTATTCAAGGTGACGGTTTCAAAACTTTAGCAGAAGGCCAACGTGTTGAGTTCGATATCGAGCAAGGCCCTAAAGGCGCTCAAGCTGCTAACGTAACTAAAGTATAA
- a CDS encoding putative signal transducing protein: MKIVYHAENGMDANIVKGVIESAGIFAQVRGEGLQGAVGEAAAMNNVKVWVNDEDYAAAREIINDWQSAEFVSDEADLFADDEDVYHEPAQSESHLVRDVCIAVVIVLLFVAATIKF, encoded by the coding sequence ATGAAAATTGTTTATCACGCAGAAAACGGGATGGATGCCAATATTGTTAAAGGAGTGATTGAGTCTGCTGGTATTTTCGCCCAGGTTCGTGGCGAAGGTCTTCAGGGAGCAGTTGGAGAGGCCGCAGCTATGAATAATGTAAAGGTCTGGGTGAATGATGAGGATTATGCAGCTGCCCGTGAAATTATTAATGACTGGCAATCAGCTGAATTTGTTAGTGATGAGGCGGACTTATTTGCTGATGATGAGGATGTTTATCATGAGCCTGCTCAATCAGAAAGTCATTTAGTCAGGGATGTCTGCATTGCAGTTGTCATTGTCTTATTATTTGTTGCAGCCACCATCAAGTTTTAA
- a CDS encoding M23 family metallopeptidase, with translation MSTIWGAVRKLLGVSCLFYVSLFSAAALAEQEEASEDELITKEEFVYSYDEMLNFDIAEYLETQAPHLADYAEIISHYAGYSSISPKVLIAIMEQQTGIITSPVSATTITRPFGDLSTKIGFEEQVKDISTRLAKEFYSGYSYSDTGSNEVMTTDEDVYRAIEAIIPEQAEEAFEINRERGTKGSSKKVSRTHRTLFEKSEKEESTTQTQSLTIADINNYFQLPFRVGESWRNGGSHTNHGSGTYPQSSLDFNAGGYWGDNLSHIWVSASAPGVIKNHSSCFSEIIHDDGWSTTYYHIENIQYPTGSNLQRNSRIANYANDTTQALCNGGQSSGPHLHFSLKKDGQFYHLNGIKLSGYEVRTGRSSYDSNCGYFWLSRNGYKYCAWSNIYNYGVTDSGTPEQGEVYSDYLSHRAYHIQPDGSWFYYNGGTISAELTGPDNADFDVRLERWNGYGWQRVAVSESPSSSENISYSANSGYYRMVVYSYSGSGRYRLTIIK, from the coding sequence ATGTCTACCATTTGGGGGGCTGTTAGAAAGTTATTAGGGGTAAGCTGTTTATTCTATGTCAGTCTATTTTCTGCAGCTGCTCTGGCTGAGCAGGAAGAAGCTAGCGAAGATGAATTAATTACCAAAGAAGAGTTTGTTTATAGTTATGATGAGATGTTGAATTTCGACATTGCAGAATATCTAGAGACACAGGCTCCGCATCTAGCGGATTATGCCGAAATTATATCCCACTATGCAGGGTACTCATCGATTAGTCCGAAGGTGCTTATCGCAATTATGGAGCAACAGACAGGAATAATTACTAGCCCTGTAAGCGCAACAACGATTACGCGCCCCTTTGGTGACCTATCGACAAAAATTGGCTTTGAAGAGCAAGTTAAAGATATCAGTACTCGACTTGCCAAAGAGTTTTATAGCGGATATTCCTATAGCGACACCGGCAGCAATGAAGTCATGACTACTGATGAGGATGTTTATCGTGCAATTGAGGCCATCATTCCTGAGCAGGCTGAAGAGGCTTTTGAAATAAATCGAGAGCGCGGTACCAAAGGCTCAAGTAAAAAAGTGAGTCGAACTCATAGAACTTTATTTGAGAAATCGGAAAAAGAGGAAAGCACTACGCAGACGCAATCGTTGACTATTGCTGACATCAATAATTATTTTCAGCTTCCTTTTCGAGTAGGGGAGTCATGGAGAAACGGGGGAAGTCATACCAATCATGGAAGTGGTACTTATCCTCAGTCATCATTAGACTTTAATGCTGGTGGATACTGGGGCGATAATTTAAGTCATATCTGGGTTTCTGCTTCAGCACCTGGGGTTATAAAAAACCATTCGTCGTGCTTTTCTGAAATCATCCATGATGATGGTTGGTCGACGACTTATTATCACATCGAAAATATTCAATATCCGACAGGTAGCAACCTGCAAAGAAATTCTCGAATTGCCAATTATGCAAATGATACGACTCAGGCGTTATGCAATGGAGGTCAGTCATCAGGTCCACACCTTCATTTCTCACTTAAAAAAGATGGTCAGTTTTATCATTTAAATGGCATCAAGCTTTCAGGTTATGAAGTGCGCACCGGACGAAGCAGTTATGACTCCAACTGCGGCTACTTCTGGTTGTCCAGAAATGGCTATAAGTACTGTGCGTGGTCTAATATTTATAACTACGGAGTTACGGACTCAGGAACTCCAGAGCAAGGAGAAGTTTATAGTGATTACTTGAGTCACCGTGCTTATCATATCCAGCCAGATGGTAGTTGGTTCTATTATAATGGAGGGACCATTTCAGCCGAATTAACTGGCCCGGATAACGCCGATTTTGATGTTCGGTTAGAGCGTTGGAATGGTTATGGCTGGCAGCGGGTTGCTGTTTCAGAAAGTCCAAGCTCGAGCGAAAACATAAGCTATAGTGCCAATTCAGGTTATTATCGGATGGTGGTTTACTCCTATTCAGGTTCCGGTCGTTACCGACTAACTATCATCAAATAA
- the ald gene encoding alanine dehydrogenase, with amino-acid sequence MLIGVPKEIKNHEYRVGMVPASVREVIAHGHEVIVETNAGIGIGFTDEDYQAVGATIAPSAEDVFAKADMIVKVKEPLAEERKRLREGQILFTYLHLAPDMPQTEDLVKSGAVCIAYETVTGAAGGLPLLAPMSEVAGRMSIQAGAECLEKSNGGRGMLLGGVPGVQPAKVVVIGGGVVGTNAIKMAVGMGARVIVLDRNVNALRRIDAEFGSQVETVYSSHDSLEKHVISADLVIGGVLIPGAAAPKLVTEDMVKRMQPGAVLVDVAIDQGGCFETSKATTHADPTYILHDVVHYCVANMPGAVPRTSTFALNNATLPFIINIANKGYKKALADDPHLLNGLNVYRGKVTERSVAENLGFDYVEPTTALGISTDTL; translated from the coding sequence ATGTTGATTGGGGTCCCTAAAGAAATTAAAAACCACGAATATCGCGTGGGAATGGTACCGGCAAGTGTTCGTGAAGTAATTGCACATGGGCACGAAGTTATCGTAGAAACCAATGCTGGTATCGGCATCGGTTTTACCGACGAAGATTATCAGGCTGTGGGTGCGACGATTGCGCCATCTGCCGAAGATGTGTTTGCTAAAGCAGACATGATTGTGAAGGTAAAAGAACCTTTAGCCGAAGAGCGCAAGCGTTTACGCGAAGGTCAAATCCTATTTACCTATCTTCACCTTGCTCCAGATATGCCTCAGACCGAAGACTTGGTTAAATCAGGCGCCGTCTGTATTGCTTATGAGACCGTAACCGGGGCTGCTGGCGGCCTACCATTGTTGGCGCCTATGTCTGAAGTTGCTGGCCGTATGTCGATTCAGGCTGGCGCAGAATGCCTGGAGAAATCTAATGGCGGTCGCGGCATGTTGTTAGGTGGCGTACCTGGCGTTCAACCAGCCAAAGTTGTAGTTATCGGTGGCGGCGTGGTTGGTACTAACGCAATTAAAATGGCGGTTGGTATGGGTGCTCGTGTGATCGTGCTTGACCGCAATGTAAACGCTCTGCGTCGTATTGATGCTGAATTCGGCTCTCAGGTTGAAACCGTTTACTCAAGCCATGATTCCCTTGAAAAGCATGTCATATCAGCTGATCTTGTTATCGGCGGCGTACTGATTCCTGGTGCTGCAGCGCCAAAACTGGTCACCGAAGATATGGTTAAGCGTATGCAGCCTGGTGCCGTATTGGTTGATGTGGCAATTGATCAGGGTGGGTGTTTTGAAACTTCAAAAGCAACTACACATGCAGATCCAACTTATATTCTGCATGATGTTGTCCATTACTGTGTTGCAAACATGCCTGGCGCTGTACCTCGCACTTCAACCTTTGCCTTGAACAACGCAACCTTGCCTTTCATTATTAACATCGCCAATAAAGGCTACAAAAAGGCGTTAGCTGATGACCCACATTTGCTAAACGGTCTTAACGTTTATCGCGGTAAAGTAACAGAGCGTTCTGTTGCTGAAAACCTGGGCTTTGATTATGTAGAGCCAACAACAGCTTTAGGTATCAGTACTGATACACTATAA
- the lrp gene encoding leucine-responsive transcriptional regulator Lrp gives MKVQSDSKQILDRIDLRILNELQQNGRISNVELSKKVGLSATPCLERVKRLEANGFIEGYSARLNPMKLAASLLVFVEIRLSRTSPDVFEEFKQAVTKLPTILECHLVSGDFDYLLKARVADMKAYRKLLGETLLMLPGVSASRSYMVMEEVKETNLLPINLDRR, from the coding sequence TTGAAAGTTCAGAGTGACAGCAAGCAAATACTGGATCGAATTGACCTCAGGATACTCAATGAATTGCAACAAAATGGTCGCATTTCAAATGTAGAGCTATCGAAGAAAGTGGGCCTTAGTGCAACCCCCTGTCTTGAGCGCGTCAAGAGACTGGAAGCCAATGGCTTTATCGAAGGCTATTCTGCGCGACTAAACCCCATGAAACTGGCGGCGTCATTGCTGGTGTTTGTTGAGATTCGGCTTTCCAGGACTTCTCCGGATGTTTTCGAGGAATTCAAACAGGCGGTAACCAAGCTTCCTACGATCTTAGAGTGCCACCTGGTGTCAGGCGACTTCGATTATCTGTTGAAAGCTCGAGTAGCCGACATGAAAGCCTATCGTAAATTGCTAGGTGAAACGCTGCTTATGCTGCCAGGTGTTAGCGCTTCTCGCTCCTACATGGTGATGGAAGAGGTTAAAGAAACTAATTTATTACCGATAAATCTTGATAGACGATAA
- a CDS encoding DNA translocase FtsK, with translation MSKTKTKQSATRKSPQSLESKAILRRRLSEGGMILLVTLALFFLLALLTYNPNDPGSFTNGSGGPIQNAAGKGGAWFADFFLHLFGYLAFLIPIIFAYSGYLLYVERNIEHEHPKAFWAVKGLGLLMAVVGGAGLCSLHFFDPAIQPSYSSGGILGEFIISLIIDGLGLYGTTLILLALFLSGLTLFTGISWLRTMDKVGVWVIKSWGKLLEWYENFKDRKLEQKSVKESVVKRQEALKQEKVKRETRSPVKIEPKVMQPSTPPKAVQKAKQKPLFDDIPTGPMPVMELLDEPEPPKNHFSEEALEAMSRLVELKLKDFGVEAQVMEVHPGPVITRFEIELAPGVKVSKISNLAKDLARSLSTISVRVVEVIPGKTYVGIEIPNESREVVRLREVLACDEFEKSKSPLSMALGKDIAGNPIVVNMAKMPHLLVAGTTGSGKSVGVNAMIISMLYKATPEDLRLIMIDPKMLELSVYEGIPHLLCEVVTDMKDAANALRWSVGEMERRYRLMSAMGVRNLAGFNKKVQDAIKAGEPIKDPLWQPTDGLEEEPPTLEKLPSIVIVIDELADMMMIVGKKVEELIARIAQKARAAGIHLILATQRPSVDVITGLIKANIPSRIAFQVSSKIDSRTILDQMGAEQLLGMGDMLYLPGGSNIPTRIHGAFVDDDEVHRVVEDWKKRGEPEYLDEVISGTSEVPVPGIPGMDGADGDSEQDELFDQAVAIVTETRRASISGIQRRLKIGYNRAARMVEAMEAAGIVSEMGSNGAREVLAPPPPKD, from the coding sequence TTGAGTAAAACAAAAACTAAACAATCTGCTACTCGAAAGTCTCCCCAGTCGCTGGAGTCTAAAGCGATCCTACGCAGACGTCTGAGCGAAGGCGGCATGATCCTGTTAGTTACCTTGGCTTTGTTCTTTTTGCTGGCCTTATTGACTTATAATCCTAATGACCCGGGTTCATTTACCAATGGTAGCGGTGGTCCTATCCAAAATGCCGCTGGAAAAGGTGGTGCCTGGTTCGCTGACTTCTTTCTTCATTTATTTGGCTATTTAGCTTTCCTGATCCCTATTATTTTTGCTTACTCAGGTTATTTGCTTTACGTAGAGCGCAACATTGAACATGAGCATCCAAAAGCTTTTTGGGCAGTAAAAGGCCTGGGTTTGCTAATGGCTGTAGTCGGTGGCGCAGGACTTTGCAGCCTTCACTTTTTTGATCCTGCTATCCAGCCCAGTTACAGCTCAGGCGGGATTCTGGGCGAGTTCATTATCAGCCTGATTATTGACGGTTTAGGCCTGTATGGAACAACCTTGATTCTTTTAGCATTGTTTCTTTCAGGATTAACCTTGTTCACCGGTATTTCCTGGCTTAGAACCATGGACAAAGTAGGTGTCTGGGTTATTAAGTCATGGGGCAAATTGCTGGAATGGTATGAAAACTTCAAAGATCGCAAGTTAGAGCAGAAGTCTGTAAAAGAGTCTGTGGTGAAACGTCAGGAGGCGTTGAAGCAGGAGAAGGTAAAAAGAGAAACGCGCAGTCCAGTGAAGATAGAGCCTAAGGTTATGCAGCCTTCGACTCCACCGAAGGCAGTGCAAAAGGCAAAGCAAAAGCCCTTGTTTGATGATATTCCAACTGGGCCGATGCCAGTCATGGAATTGCTCGATGAACCAGAGCCACCAAAAAATCATTTTTCCGAGGAAGCTCTAGAGGCAATGTCACGCCTTGTGGAGTTAAAGCTAAAAGATTTTGGAGTCGAAGCGCAGGTCATGGAGGTACACCCTGGGCCAGTGATTACACGTTTTGAGATTGAGTTGGCTCCTGGAGTCAAAGTTAGCAAAATTTCAAACTTGGCCAAAGACTTGGCGCGCTCACTTTCGACTATTTCCGTTCGAGTTGTTGAGGTGATACCGGGAAAAACCTATGTCGGCATTGAGATTCCGAATGAGTCTCGTGAGGTTGTAAGGCTGCGCGAAGTATTGGCCTGTGATGAATTTGAAAAATCGAAATCACCTTTAAGTATGGCACTGGGTAAGGATATTGCGGGCAATCCAATCGTAGTCAATATGGCAAAAATGCCCCACTTGCTGGTAGCCGGTACTACAGGTTCCGGTAAGTCCGTCGGTGTTAATGCGATGATTATCAGCATGCTTTATAAAGCCACGCCGGAAGATCTCCGCTTAATCATGATCGACCCAAAGATGCTTGAGCTAAGCGTATATGAAGGCATTCCACACCTGTTGTGTGAAGTGGTGACTGACATGAAAGACGCTGCCAATGCGTTGCGATGGTCTGTAGGTGAAATGGAACGCCGTTATCGGTTGATGTCTGCGATGGGTGTACGAAACTTGGCAGGATTTAACAAGAAAGTGCAGGATGCGATAAAAGCGGGCGAGCCAATTAAAGATCCATTGTGGCAGCCCACGGACGGATTGGAGGAAGAACCGCCAACACTGGAAAAGCTACCTTCAATTGTTATTGTCATTGATGAACTTGCCGATATGATGATGATTGTCGGAAAGAAAGTGGAAGAGTTGATTGCACGAATTGCTCAGAAAGCACGTGCCGCGGGTATTCACTTGATTCTGGCTACTCAGCGTCCTTCGGTTGATGTTATTACCGGTTTGATTAAAGCGAATATCCCATCTCGCATTGCCTTCCAGGTGTCATCAAAAATTGATTCTAGAACCATTCTGGATCAGATGGGAGCCGAACAGCTATTAGGTATGGGTGACATGTTGTATCTTCCTGGTGGTTCGAATATTCCTACGCGTATCCATGGTGCCTTTGTTGATGATGATGAAGTGCACCGCGTTGTAGAAGATTGGAAAAAACGTGGTGAACCAGAGTATCTTGATGAAGTGATAAGTGGTACCAGTGAAGTACCGGTGCCGGGTATACCGGGTATGGATGGAGCAGACGGTGATAGCGAGCAAGATGAGCTATTTGATCAGGCTGTCGCCATTGTTACCGAAACTCGAAGAGCATCTATTTCAGGCATCCAGCGTCGCTTAAAAATTGGATATAACCGAGCAGCCCGTATGGTCGAGGCTATGGAAGCGGCAGGTATTGTGTCTGAGATGGGTTCGAATGGGGCGAGGGAGGTATTAGCACCGCCGCCGCCTAAAGACTGA
- the lolA gene encoding outer membrane lipoprotein chaperone LolA, which translates to MIKSIKKQFSQLTAAVALIGLSIAAQADAPQELEKKLTAIDSFKADFSQVITDEFGTLIDKSSGHFELKRPQLFRWVVEEPFEQQIVADGINLWQFDMDIEQINVSSLDQTLANSPAALLSQAQLDVAENYEVAAVKGEGDGVLIYHLTPRDPDALYEVLILEFHSSDLVALQVKDNLGQATLVDFTNVIMNPEFEDDHFEFVIPEGIDVIDSRNSIEGAALEKSDILEKGDF; encoded by the coding sequence ATGATTAAAAGTATAAAGAAGCAATTTAGCCAGTTAACTGCAGCTGTCGCTTTAATCGGGTTGAGTATTGCTGCTCAAGCAGATGCGCCTCAGGAACTGGAAAAGAAATTAACTGCAATTGATAGTTTTAAAGCTGATTTCAGCCAGGTTATTACGGATGAGTTCGGCACTCTAATCGATAAATCATCTGGCCACTTTGAGCTGAAGCGCCCACAGTTATTCCGCTGGGTCGTTGAAGAACCTTTTGAGCAGCAAATCGTTGCTGATGGCATTAATCTTTGGCAGTTTGATATGGATATTGAGCAAATCAATGTTTCAAGTCTTGATCAAACGCTGGCTAATTCGCCAGCAGCTTTATTGAGTCAGGCACAATTAGATGTTGCAGAAAATTATGAAGTGGCTGCAGTTAAAGGTGAGGGTGATGGCGTATTAATCTATCACCTGACGCCACGCGATCCTGATGCCTTGTACGAGGTTTTGATTTTAGAATTCCATAGCTCCGATCTGGTTGCCTTGCAAGTTAAAGACAATCTTGGCCAAGCAACACTGGTAGACTTTACCAATGTTATCATGAACCCGGAATTTGAAGATGACCACTTCGAGTTTGTTATTCCAGAAGGCATAGATGTCATTGATAGCCGAAACTCAATTGAAGGCGCCGCACTAGAGAAAAGTGACATTCTAGAGAAAGGTGACTTCTAA
- a CDS encoding replication-associated recombination protein A, protein MSGQSNLFSDSALNAPLADRLRPTSLENYVGQEHLLAPGKPLRQAIDTQRPFSLIFWGPPGTGKTTLARLIAQSSNAHFITISAVLAGVKDIRAAVDEARQYQAQGKPTILFVDEVHRFNKAQQDAFLPYVEDGTLTFIGATTENPSFELNNALLSRARVFVLKDLSESALDKLISRALDDEELGLGKYHLSIAEESRKHLIDAADGDGRRLLNFLELASELALAKNEDTPVIDDEVLEETLTQTLRRFDKGGEHFYDQISALHKSVRGSNPDGALYWFCRMIDGGCDPLYVARRVVRMASEDIGNADPRGLTLALNAWDVQERLGSPEGELAIAQAIIYLACAPKSNAVYMAYNNALRDVKNEPTYEVPMHIRNAPTKLMKELDYGTGYRYDHDEPDAFSAGQTYFPDEKGETQYYHPVDRGLEKKIAEKLTWLKAKSEQFNKG, encoded by the coding sequence ATGAGTGGGCAATCTAATTTATTTTCAGACTCTGCGCTCAATGCTCCGTTGGCAGACCGCCTACGTCCGACGTCTTTGGAAAATTACGTTGGGCAGGAGCATCTGCTAGCTCCCGGCAAACCACTTCGTCAGGCAATAGATACTCAGCGTCCGTTTTCATTAATTTTCTGGGGGCCTCCCGGAACCGGTAAAACGACACTCGCCCGTTTAATTGCACAAAGCTCAAATGCCCATTTTATTACTATTTCTGCGGTTTTGGCCGGTGTTAAAGATATTCGCGCCGCAGTGGATGAGGCTCGGCAATATCAGGCACAAGGCAAACCAACTATTTTATTCGTCGATGAGGTCCATCGTTTTAATAAAGCTCAACAGGATGCTTTTTTACCTTATGTTGAAGATGGCACTTTAACCTTCATTGGTGCTACAACCGAAAACCCTTCATTTGAACTGAATAACGCACTGCTTTCCAGAGCGCGTGTGTTTGTCTTAAAAGATCTTTCTGAAAGTGCGCTGGATAAATTAATTAGCAGGGCACTGGACGATGAAGAGCTTGGTCTGGGTAAGTATCATCTTTCCATCGCAGAAGAAAGTCGTAAACATTTAATCGATGCGGCTGATGGTGACGGGCGTCGCTTACTAAATTTCCTCGAACTTGCCAGCGAACTTGCGTTAGCAAAAAACGAGGATACTCCTGTCATTGATGATGAAGTACTTGAGGAAACACTAACACAAACCCTGCGAAGATTTGATAAGGGTGGTGAGCATTTTTACGATCAAATTTCAGCCTTGCACAAATCGGTTCGTGGTAGTAATCCTGATGGGGCACTATATTGGTTTTGTCGCATGATTGATGGTGGTTGCGACCCTTTATATGTAGCACGTCGAGTGGTGCGCATGGCCAGTGAGGACATTGGTAATGCTGATCCAAGGGGGCTGACACTTGCTCTCAATGCATGGGATGTGCAAGAACGGTTGGGTAGCCCAGAAGGGGAACTGGCTATCGCCCAAGCTATTATATATCTCGCCTGCGCGCCAAAAAGTAATGCCGTCTACATGGCTTATAACAATGCACTGCGCGATGTTAAGAATGAACCGACTTATGAAGTTCCCATGCATATCAGAAATGCCCCTACCAAATTAATGAAAGAACTGGATTATGGTACTGGTTACCGCTATGACCATGATGAGCCGGATGCATTTTCAGCAGGACAGACTTACTTTCCCGATGAAAAAGGGGAAACCCAGTACTATCACCCGGTGGATAGAGGGCTTGAAAAGAAGATTGCTGAAAAACTCACCTGGCTTAAGGCTAAAAGCGAACAATTTAATAAGGGCTAA
- the crcB gene encoding fluoride efflux transporter CrcB: MNIAVIASIGLGGALGAIARFKCRDLAEWAFGEHYLWGTLIANVIGCFIAGFLLTFWQAAQVSNSVRFGVVIGFLGALTTFSTFSVETFQLMQQQLWLKAGLNISANLILCMLFVFFGAWLGGRMAA, encoded by the coding sequence ATGAATATTGCAGTTATTGCCAGCATTGGTCTGGGGGGAGCGCTAGGTGCTATTGCGAGATTCAAATGTAGAGATCTAGCTGAGTGGGCGTTTGGTGAACATTACCTGTGGGGTACTTTGATTGCTAATGTTATCGGCTGCTTTATTGCAGGCTTCCTATTAACTTTTTGGCAGGCAGCTCAAGTTTCTAATAGCGTACGCTTTGGCGTGGTTATTGGCTTTCTAGGGGCTTTGACTACCTTCTCGACCTTTTCTGTTGAAACCTTCCAGCTAATGCAGCAACAGTTATGGCTTAAAGCTGGGCTTAATATCAGCGCCAATTTGATACTTTGCATGCTTTTCGTGTTTTTTGGCGCATGGCTTGGTGGTAGAATGGCCGCCTGA